A portion of the Bacillota bacterium genome contains these proteins:
- a CDS encoding DUF401 family protein has product MAALAKLVFVCVFIVVALRRQINLGVAMFVAAVGLGLMFGMKPAALAQGIVASVFALDSLRLVLALLLVMVLENVMRQAGFLGGMTSALGRLVRDRRVVAASLPLLVGFLPSAGGALFSAPMVGEATRGMPVSPERRSFINFWFRHPMEFVMPLYPGVMISSKLLGLGISAYVALTAPFFVIAIISGALVGFHGLPRSVWADRDAGRATRADWVALANGLVPIMAVVIGAVLLKLDIALVLGAVALLTAAYARISARMVIEFAREAVASNVIFLVAGVMGFKGVLESSGALNELPAFFEAAGVPMVLVAFLMPFLVGFLTGYAPAYAGLALPVVAGLGASAAGVGAMVGAAGIEPSIGYALLGVVSGQAGVMLSPAHLCLTLTVAHFKADFGRVCKLIAVPEAVLVGAAVVRAIVR; this is encoded by the coding sequence GTGGCTGCGCTTGCTAAACTAGTCTTTGTGTGCGTGTTCATTGTGGTGGCGCTTCGGCGTCAGATCAACCTAGGCGTCGCCATGTTCGTGGCCGCCGTAGGCCTTGGGTTGATGTTCGGGATGAAGCCCGCAGCGCTTGCGCAAGGGATCGTCGCGTCGGTGTTCGCATTGGACTCTCTGAGACTGGTGTTGGCGTTGCTACTAGTGATGGTGCTCGAGAACGTGATGCGTCAAGCCGGGTTTCTGGGCGGGATGACAAGCGCGCTCGGCAGGCTGGTGCGAGACAGGAGGGTTGTGGCGGCGTCGCTTCCCCTCTTGGTGGGCTTCCTGCCCTCGGCTGGCGGCGCACTCTTCTCCGCGCCCATGGTGGGCGAAGCCACGCGTGGGATGCCCGTGTCGCCGGAGAGACGGAGCTTCATCAACTTCTGGTTTAGACACCCCATGGAGTTCGTTATGCCGTTGTACCCAGGGGTCATGATCTCTTCGAAGCTGTTGGGACTGGGCATCTCCGCGTACGTGGCGTTGACAGCCCCCTTCTTCGTGATCGCCATAATCTCAGGTGCGCTAGTCGGTTTTCACGGGCTTCCTCGCTCGGTGTGGGCTGATCGCGACGCGGGACGGGCTACTCGCGCTGACTGGGTGGCGCTCGCCAACGGCCTTGTCCCGATCATGGCTGTCGTCATTGGGGCGGTGCTGCTCAAGCTGGACATCGCTCTCGTGCTTGGCGCGGTTGCTCTGCTCACCGCCGCCTACGCGCGCATTTCCGCGCGAATGGTGATCGAGTTCGCGAGGGAGGCAGTGGCGAGCAACGTCATCTTTCTGGTGGCGGGTGTCATGGGTTTCAAAGGCGTTCTCGAGTCTTCGGGAGCGCTCAATGAGTTGCCGGCCTTCTTTGAGGCAGCGGGGGTGCCGATGGTGCTGGTAGCGTTCCTAATGCCGTTCCTAGTGGGGTTCCTCACGGGCTACGCTCCGGCGTACGCCGGCCTTGCTTTGCCTGTGGTAGCAGGCCTCGGGGCCTCGGCGGCGGGCGTCGGTGCGATGGTTGGCGCTGCCGGCATCGAGCCTTCCATCGGTTACGCCCTCCTCGGCGTGGTGAGCGGCCAGGCAGGGGTCATGTTGTCCCCGGCGCATCTGTGTCTCACCCTAACCGTCGCGCATTTCAAGGCGGATTTCGGGAGGGTTTGCAAGCTTATAGCGGTGCCGGAAGCGGTCCTCGTGGGTGCCGCGGTTGTGCGGGCTATCGTGAGATAG
- a CDS encoding GntR family transcriptional regulator has protein sequence MAERQRRELGEDAAPDFFVLDSREIRETIREKVYARLRRAIVEGHFAPGERLIQDRLAQQLGVSRSPVRDAIRRLESEGLVEVAPVRGVTVINMPPDEAVGLYDLREVLEGLAARLAARNISSEKLSELRSCVKRMGDLLPPKTKPHKWVEENSRFHEIIVEASGNRKLMELLPVLRESIGVLCRTIESNPGRVAEAMREHEDILAAIACGDAEESERLGRLHIVRSKNAVLARLTGEARAGAVGRPNLRA, from the coding sequence ATGGCCGAACGTCAAAGAAGAGAGCTGGGGGAGGACGCTGCACCCGACTTCTTCGTGTTGGACAGCCGCGAGATTCGGGAGACCATAAGGGAGAAAGTGTACGCCCGCCTGCGCAGGGCAATCGTCGAAGGACACTTCGCCCCCGGCGAGCGCCTGATACAGGACAGACTCGCACAGCAACTGGGGGTGAGCAGGAGCCCGGTCAGGGATGCCATTCGAAGGCTGGAGTCGGAGGGCCTGGTCGAGGTCGCTCCGGTCAGAGGGGTCACCGTGATCAATATGCCTCCCGACGAGGCGGTGGGGCTTTATGACTTGAGAGAGGTGCTCGAAGGTCTAGCGGCCCGCTTGGCCGCCCGGAACATCTCTTCGGAGAAGCTGTCCGAGCTGCGTAGCTGCGTGAAGCGCATGGGGGATCTCCTGCCTCCCAAGACCAAGCCGCACAAGTGGGTTGAGGAAAACTCAAGGTTCCATGAGATCATAGTGGAAGCTAGCGGCAATCGGAAGCTCATGGAGCTGCTCCCGGTGTTGAGGGAATCGATAGGGGTTCTGTGCAGAACCATCGAATCGAACCCGGGCAGAGTAGCCGAGGCCATGCGCGAGCATGAAGACATTCTAGCCGCGATAGCGTGCGGGGACGCGGAGGAATCCGAAAGGCTCGGACGCCTTCACATAGTCCGTTCCAAGAACGCCGTCCTTGCCAGACTCACAGGAGAGGCTCGCGCTGGAGCGGTCGGCCGCCCAAACCTTCGGGCGTGA
- a CDS encoding MFS transporter: MHDHILRVRVLTKKAGCGETLFTRNFILTCFSTLLFYMSFHVLLPTLPMYVLGLGGTEGDVGLVMSAFAMTSVFMRPVAGRWVDRGAKKGLMLAGAVVYVTSGILYGVVSHVTGLVAVRLLHGLGMGMYSTAASSLVSESVPRHRRGEGLGYFLLATSLAMAVGPVVGVAITEAMSYSALFGASALLAGIVVICVLFIAAPPAQSLGSPTTSAFTTRRQDRRPGPTEGGAFSEGNGARRMSPRPPWWRKALAGLVSFFGLEALFPSITLCFGSATYGSIASFVAVYAGWRGVRNSGVFFTVFALSMFVTRTFAGKISDRHGRASVIAPGLAAISLGMATLASSRSLSSFALAAVIYGMGFSVMQPTVTALTVDHVPAGRRGAALGTLMGMYDVGIALGGVAAGRIAERLPLDAVYWCMSGVGACGLIFFVCGYRRYCAVRQRAMAIGRVLAGGAGSPVRSGVEAPLE; this comes from the coding sequence GTGCACGATCATATCTTACGGGTGAGGGTTTTGACGAAGAAGGCTGGTTGCGGGGAGACCTTGTTCACCCGCAACTTCATACTCACGTGCTTCTCGACGCTCCTCTTCTACATGAGCTTTCACGTTCTCCTTCCGACGCTGCCCATGTACGTGCTCGGACTCGGCGGGACAGAGGGCGACGTCGGTCTGGTGATGAGCGCGTTTGCCATGACCTCGGTGTTCATGAGGCCTGTCGCCGGGCGCTGGGTCGACCGCGGTGCCAAGAAGGGCCTCATGCTAGCCGGGGCCGTGGTGTACGTCACGTCTGGGATCCTGTACGGGGTCGTGTCGCACGTCACAGGGCTTGTCGCAGTGAGGCTGCTTCACGGTCTCGGCATGGGCATGTACTCGACGGCGGCGTCTAGCCTCGTCTCAGAGTCGGTGCCGCGTCATCGGCGCGGCGAGGGTCTCGGTTATTTCCTCCTCGCAACGAGCCTTGCGATGGCAGTGGGACCTGTCGTGGGGGTGGCGATAACCGAGGCGATGTCGTACAGCGCCCTGTTTGGGGCGTCGGCCCTCTTGGCAGGGATCGTCGTCATCTGCGTGCTTTTCATCGCGGCGCCTCCCGCACAGAGTCTGGGGTCCCCGACAACCTCCGCATTCACCACGCGTCGGCAAGACAGGAGGCCGGGGCCGACCGAAGGCGGCGCCTTCTCCGAGGGGAACGGCGCGAGACGGATGTCTCCGAGGCCACCCTGGTGGCGTAAGGCTTTGGCTGGTCTAGTGTCGTTCTTCGGTCTCGAGGCGCTGTTCCCGTCCATCACGCTCTGCTTCGGCTCGGCCACGTACGGGTCAATTGCGTCGTTTGTGGCCGTGTACGCCGGCTGGAGGGGCGTGCGCAACTCAGGCGTATTCTTCACGGTCTTCGCGTTGTCGATGTTCGTGACGCGCACGTTTGCGGGGAAGATCTCCGACAGACACGGTAGGGCGTCCGTGATAGCCCCGGGCCTTGCAGCGATATCCTTGGGCATGGCGACCCTGGCTTCGTCGAGATCCCTGTCCTCTTTCGCGCTTGCGGCCGTGATATACGGAATGGGTTTCTCAGTGATGCAGCCTACGGTCACCGCCCTCACGGTAGACCACGTTCCCGCCGGGCGCCGGGGCGCGGCGCTCGGGACGTTGATGGGCATGTACGACGTGGGAATAGCGCTGGGTGGTGTGGCAGCGGGACGGATTGCCGAGAGGCTCCCTCTTGACGCCGTATACTGGTGCATGTCTGGGGTAGGCGCGTGTGGGCTCATCTTCTTCGTGTGCGGCTACAGGCGCTACTGTGCGGTGAGACAGAGGGCGATGGCCATCGGGCGCGTTCTCGCAGGCGGAGCAGGTTCTCCTGTTCGATCGGGCGTCGAGGCGCCGCTAGAGTGA
- a CDS encoding xanthine dehydrogenase family protein molybdopterin-binding subunit: protein MSNTSVVGTSVPRIDSAGKATGETKYVTDISVPGMVHGKVFRSTEAHARIVRLDVSDAERLPGVVAVVTGADAPYSYGRMVEDEPFLAREVVRYIGEPVAAVAAVDEETAEAALDHIYVEYEPLPAVFDVEEALSPTAPLVHPQLESYRKGPIPTPVPGTNMCSSFRIRKGDVDAGFARSDFVFEHRFATPPIQHCYIEPCCAIAEYDCTGALTVWSGTQGAHLLQQLLSASLGIPLYKVRVIQPPYGGGFGGKVPMHVEPVAVALALKCRRPVRVVLNREEEFAASTTRHASVVTIKSGVNRDGRIIARKVDAVLDTGAYARIGPLVLRNGSIAASGPYDIPNVWIDGACVYTNKVPAGALRGFGTPQMTWAYESHTDMICRELGLDPVEFRLKNVLRDGGENANGEKVRHVAVDRCIEAAAKGIGWGEPKVTTSPGKARGRGIAATVKACAGPAESLVVLRFNRNGRVRALVSASEMGQGLHTVVAQIVAEELGIHVDDVRVTQPDTDFTPFDELTTASKATFHTGNATRAAARDLRHQIASIVAERLGVPQETLRFEGGRVIAEGLGESVAITDVLGKGKHRATNELVGRGMFASDYVIPLDRETGQSEAPVAFWMYAAQSAEVEVDLETGDVRVLRVVAAHDVGQAISRLGCEQQIQGGVVFALGQSLWEQTIVREGRVVNPTLLDYKVFTSADTPEIVPVIVEDAPHSLGPYGAKGLGEIVTTPTAAAVANAVFDATGVRITDLPLTPEKVRAALKAAGTKTTL, encoded by the coding sequence ATGAGCAATACTAGCGTGGTTGGGACAAGTGTGCCGAGGATCGATTCGGCAGGAAAAGCGACGGGCGAAACCAAGTACGTAACAGACATCAGCGTACCTGGGATGGTGCACGGGAAGGTCTTTCGGAGCACTGAAGCCCACGCACGGATAGTCCGGCTGGATGTTTCGGATGCAGAGCGACTGCCCGGTGTCGTAGCGGTCGTCACTGGAGCGGACGCCCCCTACTCATACGGCCGCATGGTGGAGGACGAGCCCTTCCTTGCCCGCGAGGTCGTTCGGTACATAGGCGAGCCTGTGGCGGCAGTCGCAGCTGTGGACGAAGAGACGGCGGAGGCAGCTCTGGATCACATCTACGTGGAGTATGAGCCGCTTCCAGCGGTGTTCGATGTCGAGGAGGCGCTCAGTCCTACGGCCCCGCTCGTCCATCCTCAACTGGAATCCTATCGCAAGGGGCCCATTCCGACGCCCGTCCCCGGCACCAACATGTGCAGCAGCTTCAGGATCAGGAAAGGCGACGTCGATGCTGGCTTCGCCAGGTCTGATTTCGTGTTCGAGCACAGGTTCGCGACGCCGCCCATACAGCACTGCTACATCGAGCCGTGTTGCGCCATAGCGGAGTATGACTGCACCGGCGCGCTGACCGTGTGGAGCGGCACGCAAGGCGCCCACCTTCTCCAGCAGTTGTTGAGCGCGTCTCTCGGGATCCCCCTCTACAAAGTGCGGGTGATCCAGCCGCCGTATGGTGGCGGGTTCGGTGGCAAGGTGCCTATGCACGTAGAGCCGGTTGCGGTGGCGCTGGCTCTCAAGTGCCGACGGCCTGTGCGTGTCGTGCTGAACCGCGAGGAGGAGTTCGCGGCCTCTACGACCCGGCACGCAAGTGTCGTGACGATAAAGTCCGGTGTGAATCGCGACGGACGCATCATCGCCCGAAAAGTCGACGCCGTGCTGGACACGGGGGCGTACGCCCGCATCGGTCCCCTGGTGCTGCGGAATGGGAGCATCGCCGCGAGCGGCCCCTATGACATCCCCAATGTGTGGATCGACGGAGCTTGCGTTTACACGAACAAGGTGCCGGCCGGCGCTCTGCGCGGGTTCGGCACGCCTCAGATGACGTGGGCGTACGAGTCTCATACCGACATGATCTGTCGGGAGCTGGGTTTGGACCCGGTTGAGTTCAGGCTGAAGAACGTCCTCCGAGATGGCGGCGAAAACGCCAACGGCGAGAAGGTCAGGCACGTGGCGGTCGACCGGTGTATCGAGGCTGCTGCAAAGGGAATCGGATGGGGAGAGCCCAAAGTGACGACATCTCCAGGCAAGGCGCGGGGCAGGGGAATCGCCGCTACGGTGAAGGCTTGCGCCGGTCCCGCCGAGTCCCTTGTCGTGCTGCGGTTCAACAGGAACGGGCGCGTGCGGGCTCTCGTGAGCGCGAGCGAGATGGGCCAAGGCCTTCACACGGTCGTCGCGCAGATCGTCGCGGAGGAACTTGGGATTCATGTCGACGACGTGCGCGTGACGCAGCCCGACACGGACTTCACTCCGTTCGACGAGCTTACCACGGCAAGCAAAGCGACTTTCCATACCGGTAACGCTACGCGCGCGGCGGCTCGCGATCTCCGTCATCAGATCGCGTCGATAGTTGCCGAGCGGCTCGGCGTGCCTCAAGAGACGCTGAGGTTCGAAGGGGGCAGGGTAATCGCTGAGGGCCTGGGAGAGTCGGTGGCCATCACGGACGTGCTCGGGAAAGGCAAGCACCGCGCCACGAACGAGCTCGTTGGCAGAGGGATGTTCGCCTCCGATTACGTCATACCCCTTGATAGGGAGACGGGGCAGTCGGAAGCGCCAGTCGCTTTCTGGATGTACGCGGCGCAGTCAGCAGAGGTGGAGGTTGACCTCGAGACGGGCGACGTGAGAGTATTGAGAGTGGTGGCCGCGCACGATGTGGGCCAAGCCATCAGCCGCTTAGGTTGCGAGCAGCAGATCCAGGGAGGGGTGGTTTTCGCTCTCGGACAGTCTCTCTGGGAGCAGACCATCGTTCGTGAGGGCAGGGTCGTCAACCCGACTCTCTTGGATTACAAGGTGTTCACGTCCGCGGACACTCCGGAGATCGTGCCGGTCATCGTTGAAGATGCCCCACACTCTCTCGGCCCATACGGAGCGAAGGGGCTGGGCGAGATCGTGACCACGCCCACGGCGGCCGCTGTGGCAAACGCCGTTTTCGACGCGACGGGCGTCAGAATCACGGACCTGCCGCTTACTCCGGAGAAAGTGAGAGCCGCGCTCAAGGCGGCGGGCACGAAAACGACGCTGTAG
- a CDS encoding aldo/keto reductase: MLPRATLGRTGIEVTRLGFGALPIGPVQADLPVEKAAQVIRRALERGVTFIDTAHGYKTYEHIRRAKEGWTGPLVVATKTPASSYEEAEAHVSFALSELDVEALDIVLLHAHRLGESVFQERAGAHACLREYKAKGLVRAVGISTHRVGVVRAAAERDDVDVIHPLINVAGLGILGGTADEMAAAIRLAAERGKGVYAMKALGGGHLVARREEAFRYVLGLPGVGAVAVGMVSEAEVEMNCRIFSGESIPDSEREATLRTKRLKVVSQYCKGCGACVEACPNGALSLVDGKSTVDVDACILCGYCSPVCPEFAIRVI, translated from the coding sequence TTGCTACCAAGAGCCACGCTCGGCAGAACCGGCATCGAGGTAACGAGGTTGGGCTTCGGCGCGCTGCCGATAGGACCCGTGCAGGCGGACCTGCCGGTCGAGAAGGCGGCGCAAGTCATACGGCGCGCCCTGGAGCGGGGCGTCACGTTCATCGACACGGCCCACGGGTACAAGACGTACGAGCATATTCGAAGGGCAAAGGAGGGATGGACCGGGCCGCTCGTCGTGGCCACGAAGACTCCGGCATCGTCATACGAGGAGGCCGAGGCACACGTCAGCTTTGCCCTGAGTGAACTGGATGTCGAGGCGCTGGACATAGTCCTGCTGCACGCGCATCGGCTGGGGGAGAGCGTTTTCCAAGAGCGAGCCGGCGCACACGCCTGCCTCCGCGAATACAAGGCGAAGGGCCTCGTGAGAGCGGTGGGCATCTCGACGCACAGGGTCGGCGTGGTGAGGGCGGCAGCCGAGAGAGACGACGTAGACGTCATCCACCCGCTCATCAACGTCGCGGGCTTGGGCATCCTCGGCGGCACTGCCGACGAGATGGCGGCGGCCATACGCCTTGCGGCTGAACGCGGCAAAGGCGTGTACGCGATGAAAGCCTTGGGTGGCGGGCATCTGGTCGCCAGGCGCGAGGAAGCGTTCAGGTACGTGCTTGGGCTTCCCGGGGTGGGTGCCGTTGCGGTCGGGATGGTGTCCGAAGCGGAAGTCGAAATGAACTGCCGCATTTTCTCTGGGGAGTCCATTCCTGATAGCGAACGAGAAGCCACGCTCAGGACGAAACGGCTCAAGGTGGTCTCTCAGTACTGCAAGGGGTGTGGGGCCTGCGTGGAGGCGTGCCCAAACGGCGCGCTCTCACTCGTGGACGGGAAGTCGACCGTGGACGTGGACGCGTGCATCTTGTGCGGCTACTGTAGCCCCGTGTGTCCTGAGTTCGCCATACGAGTCATTTGA
- a CDS encoding alanine--glyoxylate aminotransferase family protein — MRDYPGVTVEGRTLMGPGPSNVHPRVLRALAVPTLGHLDPEFLGIMNLSKELLAKTFETESEFTIPVSGTGSAGMETALVNFIEPGDKVLVCESGLFGQRMADIVTRCGGDLAVVQAEWGRIIEPEDVVRALESSRADIVAIVHAETSTGVLQPLKEVAEAAREHGALLIVDAVTSLGGAPVRVDATGIDVCYSGTQKCLSCPPGLAPITIGNRARAKLDARRTKVQSWYLDLTMLRSYWGKDRFYHHTAPVNMIYALYESLRIIHEEGLEARFARHVLHSDALKAGLSAMGLRLFAQEGYRAPMLTSVEVPAGVDDARVRQYLLTKYRLEIGGGLGPLKGRIWRVGLMGHSCTRANVMLFLSALEDALAFAGHRVEPGAGISAAARHYEEEAEDEVDE, encoded by the coding sequence GTGCGCGATTACCCCGGAGTCACGGTCGAGGGCAGGACGCTCATGGGACCGGGACCGAGCAACGTTCATCCCAGAGTGCTCAGGGCTCTCGCCGTGCCCACGCTTGGTCACCTTGATCCGGAGTTCCTCGGGATAATGAACCTCTCCAAGGAGCTCCTCGCGAAGACGTTCGAGACAGAAAGCGAGTTCACCATCCCGGTATCTGGCACCGGAAGCGCCGGAATGGAGACCGCGCTCGTGAACTTCATCGAGCCAGGGGATAAGGTTCTGGTGTGCGAAAGCGGTCTCTTCGGTCAGCGAATGGCCGATATCGTCACACGGTGCGGGGGCGATCTCGCCGTCGTTCAAGCGGAGTGGGGGCGGATAATCGAGCCCGAGGACGTAGTGCGGGCGCTTGAGTCTTCCCGCGCGGACATAGTGGCGATCGTTCATGCGGAAACGTCCACCGGAGTGCTGCAGCCTCTGAAAGAGGTGGCGGAGGCAGCGCGCGAGCACGGAGCGCTGCTGATAGTGGACGCGGTGACGTCCCTCGGCGGGGCTCCAGTGCGCGTAGACGCGACGGGCATCGACGTCTGCTATAGCGGCACACAGAAGTGCCTTTCCTGTCCCCCGGGACTTGCTCCCATCACGATCGGGAACCGTGCCAGGGCGAAGCTGGATGCGCGCAGGACCAAGGTGCAGAGCTGGTATCTGGATCTCACCATGCTGCGCAGCTACTGGGGCAAGGACCGATTCTATCATCACACAGCCCCGGTGAACATGATATACGCGCTCTACGAGAGCCTCCGCATAATCCACGAAGAGGGGCTCGAGGCGCGATTCGCAAGGCACGTCCTTCACAGCGACGCACTCAAGGCAGGGTTGTCAGCCATGGGCCTGCGGCTCTTCGCTCAAGAGGGGTACAGAGCTCCGATGCTCACCTCTGTCGAGGTGCCTGCCGGAGTTGACGACGCCCGCGTCAGGCAATACCTGCTCACCAAGTACCGCTTGGAGATAGGTGGCGGTCTAGGCCCACTCAAAGGGCGCATATGGCGCGTGGGATTGATGGGACACTCTTGCACTCGGGCCAACGTGATGCTGTTCCTCAGCGCGTTGGAGGACGCTTTGGCGTTCGCAGGCCACCGCGTGGAGCCGGGTGCGGGCATATCCGCGGCAGCTCGACATTATGAGGAAGAGGCCGAAGACGAGGTCGACGAGTGA
- a CDS encoding Coenzyme F420 hydrogenase/dehydrogenase, beta subunit C-terminal domain, protein MAVNAERVRRSFQDLHEDVVRVGLCTSCGTCVGVCATKAIEMDYALDEPLPRLVGRCTSCGACVDACPGKDVPLRDMDRFLFGRERDEEKEPVGVFRSCYRGWSTDPYVKATSSSGGVVTGLCNYALENGIVDAVIMAGWSKDEPARCRPIICTSPREVAEAARSAMVIVPNNALLAEAVLGDKHERVGVVGLPCHVHGLRKLQMKGRPKKLAASIKFVIGLFCASTYYWEGVRHLVREFSDIKDMGEVQRLDYRGGQWPGGMYAVTRDAKIHFVASKHDYTWHFLGAGTFKRDRCLMCTDFSAELADVSCGDIFQPVRPGDRRIVATVTRTDVGEDLVRKAQDAGYIQVEPHDPSLIPASGLGWESKKHAGMYRLNQRREFGWPTPDYQYEPRVVPLDRRLTFPS, encoded by the coding sequence ATGGCGGTGAACGCAGAACGTGTCAGACGGAGCTTCCAGGACCTACACGAGGACGTAGTCAGGGTGGGGCTTTGCACTTCATGCGGAACGTGCGTCGGCGTCTGTGCGACGAAAGCCATTGAAATGGATTACGCACTGGACGAGCCTCTGCCAAGACTCGTGGGGAGGTGCACTTCGTGCGGGGCTTGCGTTGATGCCTGTCCGGGCAAGGACGTGCCGCTGAGGGATATGGACAGGTTCCTCTTCGGACGCGAGCGAGACGAGGAGAAGGAGCCTGTCGGGGTTTTCAGATCGTGCTATCGAGGGTGGTCCACGGACCCGTACGTAAAGGCCACGTCCAGCAGCGGAGGTGTCGTCACCGGGCTGTGCAATTACGCCCTAGAGAACGGCATCGTGGATGCGGTCATCATGGCCGGCTGGAGCAAGGACGAGCCCGCGCGCTGCAGACCGATCATTTGCACGAGCCCCCGGGAGGTCGCCGAGGCCGCCCGGTCGGCTATGGTGATAGTGCCCAACAACGCGCTCCTGGCCGAGGCGGTGCTCGGGGACAAACACGAGAGAGTGGGGGTCGTCGGCCTTCCTTGCCACGTTCACGGACTGAGGAAGCTTCAGATGAAAGGCCGGCCGAAGAAGCTGGCAGCGTCCATCAAGTTCGTCATAGGCCTCTTCTGCGCCTCGACGTACTACTGGGAGGGAGTGAGGCATCTAGTCCGTGAGTTCAGCGACATCAAGGACATGGGTGAGGTCCAGAGGCTTGATTACCGCGGTGGACAGTGGCCTGGAGGCATGTACGCAGTGACGAGGGACGCCAAGATCCATTTCGTAGCGAGCAAGCACGATTATACTTGGCACTTCCTGGGGGCAGGTACGTTCAAGCGGGATAGATGCTTGATGTGTACCGACTTCTCGGCAGAGCTCGCGGATGTTTCGTGCGGCGACATCTTCCAGCCCGTGAGACCCGGTGACAGGCGGATAGTGGCCACGGTCACCAGAACCGATGTGGGCGAGGATCTCGTGCGAAAGGCGCAGGACGCAGGGTACATCCAGGTCGAGCCGCACGACCCGTCGCTGATACCGGCGAGCGGTCTTGGATGGGAATCGAAGAAACACGCAGGCATGTACAGGCTCAACCAAAGGCGCGAGTTCGGATGGCCCACTCCCGACTATCAGTACGAGCCGAGAGTGGTGCCCCTCGACAGGCGGCTGACTTTTCCGTCGTGA